AGCTCGATCAGGTGGATGGCGACCACGGGAACATGACGACTTCCGAGGATGGCAATCCTCCTTGCTCCCTTGTCTTGGAGCAAGGCCAATTCCTGGGCAAGGGTGTCGACCCTGTCCATTGCAGGAAGATCAAGGGATCGGCTCAATGACTACCTGCGAGCGTTCCTAGACGCTAGCAGCGGTGAACCCTGTCGGGACCATCACTTTGAGCCGATCACAAGGTGTTCCAGTCCCACGGCACTGAGCAGGTCTGCAAGCCGGCAGTGTTCTTCCACAAGACGGAAGGCATAAGTCGCTTTCACCGCTTCGTGCAGTCGAACGTGACCGAACGCCTGCTCGATCACTTCAACGGTCCCGAGTGTGTCCTGCTCGACCTTGAGCAGGGGAACTTCCAGTTCATCCGCTCGACTGATCAACTGAGGGAGTGGATCTCCAGCACCGGTCAAAATCAGACATTGCGTGGAAGCCTCCAGGGCTGCCAGCTGGATATCGGTGCGATCTGCTCCTGTCACCACAGCCATGTTGCGGCGGCGGCGGAAGAACTCCATTGCTGAATTCACATTCATCGCCCCGATGCTGAGAGTCTCCACCAACAGGTCGAGCTTCTCTCTGCAGCAGATCACCCGAGCATCGAGGCGACGCACGAGTTCTCCCACCGTGACGCTGCGCAGTAGAGGAGAACGGGGCATCACACCAAACACCTTGATGCCAAGCGCCTGAAGAGACGGCACGACATCACGTTCCAGGCTTTCCACATCATCAGGAGTGACTGCGTTCAGCACCACCCCGCGGAGTCGATCACCGAGCTGCTGGCTGGCCGCCAGCAACGCATCGACGCTGCGACTGTCTTCCCAAAGATGCACGAGCACCACCGGTGCGTCGAGATCGCGGGCCAGTTGCACCAAACTCAGGCCGTAGAGCAAACCCTCATGGAGATTGCCGGCGGCTTCCAGCAGGGTGACACTGTTTTCTGACTGCTCAAGACTGGTCCTGAGTTGCTCAAGACCTTCTCCAGCAGCCAAGGTTCCCTTCGCAAGCCGTTGCTGTGCAGTCTCGGGAGATAGGAGATGCAGAGAGGGGATTAGGTCCTGATGAGGAAGACCGAGGGTCTCTCCGACGAAACGGACATCGTCATCAATTAACGGCGAAGGCGGAACGCCTTGATCAGACTCCCAGTCCAGACTTGTGGCAAGCGGTTTTCCAAAAAGAACCCGAATGCCGACCGAGCGCAGATGCCTTGCAACCCCGAGCACTAGGGCGGACTTGCCGCTGAAGGGTTCACAGGATCCGATCAGCAGCGTTGAGCCCATCAGGGAGATCTGAGGTTAATTCCCACAATTTAAGGGGAACCATCCTCCTCGATCTGCTCGAGCAACAACCACTGCCAGAAGCTGTCCGGCAGATCCTGACGGCCAGCTTCCACAACTTGCATCAGCCAATCGAGCAGTTGATGCGCAGGGCATTCGAACGGATACAGCTGATCACCCTGTTCCTGAAATCGCAACTCACAGCGGCACGTCTGCAGCGGGGCATTGGCAGGACTCCAGGTCAGCAGGTATCGATGGGGCTGAGAACCACTGCGGATACGCTCGCCATCGAACTGGCCGAGGGGCAGTTGTTCAAGAGCATGCCTGAGGGACTGCTCTCGACGAAGCCCCCCGCAATAAGGAGCGAACAGCGCCAGTTGAGCGTCACTGGACGGACTGGACAACGTCATACCGTCGAGCTGTTCCAAGCATGCACCAGTTCACCGCCATGGCCCAGCCTTTGCGAAGGACCTCCGACTCAAGCTCCATGGCAGAGACCTGGTCAGGTCGCAGGGTGGGAATCACTGGAGCAGGAGGTGAACTGGGTCGTGCACTCACGCGCCGACTCAGACAAAAGGGCGCCTGGGTCGTTGCTCTGAGTCATCGCCCTAAGCCAACGGAACTGAACAGTCTGACCGGACCACAGGAGTGGGTTTGCTGGAACTGCGGAAAGGAAGAGGAACTCGATCCCACCCTGAGGGGTCTCGATCTACTTGTGCTCAACCACGGCATCAACCCCGGAGGCGACCAGAGCCCCGAGAGCCTAAACAACGCACTTGAGATCAATGCCCTCAGCCAATGGAGGCTTCTGCAGCGCTTTGAGCAGCTGGAGAGGAACCTCCAGCAAGACTCATATCCACCGGAACTGTGGGTGAACACATCGGAAGCCGAGATCCAACCGGCCCTGAGCCCTGCTTATGAACTGAGCAAGCGCTTGATCGGCCAACTCGTCAGCCTGCGCTGGAGTGCGCCGCGTCAGCAACGGACCAGGCTGCCGACCCTACGCAAGCTGGTGCTCGGTCCGTTCCGTTCTGACCTCAATCCGATCGGTGTGATGTCAGCTGATTTCGTGGCAGGTCAGATTCTTTGGCAAGCCGACTTGGGACTGCCACTGATCATCGTGACCCCCAATCCACTTACCTTGCTGGCGATGCCTTTGGTTGAGCTGGGACGGTTGACCTACAACCGACTGTTGTGGGCTAATCGCCACGATCCGTGAGGATCTCGCATCCGTCGGATGTCACGACAATCGTGTGTTCCCACTGCGCGGACAGGCTGCCATCGCGGGTGACCACAGTCCAGCGGTCCTTGAGCGTGCGACAGGCTTTGCTGCCGGCGTTCAGGATCGGTTCCACAGCCAGGGTCATGCCAGGACGCAACTTCACGTTCGGCAGAACGTCCGTTCGGAAGTTGAACACGGAAGGTTCTTCGTGGAGATTGCGGCCAACACCATGACCCGTGTAGTCCTCCACCACACTGAAACCACCTTCATGGACACGATCCTCAACGGCTCCAGCGATATCGAGCAGCGTGTTCCCCGAGCGGATCTGAGCCAATCCGGCCATCAATGATTCCTGAGCCACCTTGCTGAGGGCTGCCGCCTGATCACTGACCTCTCCCACACAGATGGTGACGCAGCTGTCGCCGTGATAGCCCTCGTAAAAGGCTCCCGTGTCCACTTTGAGCAAATCGCCGGCATGAATCACCTTCCTGTTGTTGGGGATGCCGTGCACCACCTCATCGTTGATGCTGGAACAAATGCTGGCGGGGAACCCGTGGTATCCCTTGAAACTTGGGGTTGCTCCCATTTCCCTGATGCGCCGCTCGGCATGGGCATCCAGATCGGCGGTGGTCTGACCGGGCTCGACCATCTCCATGATTTCCCGGAGCACAGTCGCCACGATGCGACTGGCCTTGGCCATGATTTTCAGCTCTCTCGCCGACTTGATCTCCACTCCCCGACGCTGCTGGATGCGCGGGCCTGTGGCAGTCACGCTGCCGGTTTTGGTTGAAGCAAGCAGATCAGCGAACAAGTTCATCGGTGATTCCTTCGGGCAGTCCCGACGTCCTGCTGTCACGCTATCAATGGTGACGAGCTAATGCCGGTGGCTCTCTGGATGGCACGACTGCGGCGCTGGCACAGCAGGGTGGCGCCTTTGGTTCTTCTGCCGTTGATGACCACAGTCATCACAGGTCTGAGCTACCGGGTGGCGCGCGATTGGTTCGGAGTGAGTCGAGACAGCGCCCACTGGCTGATGAGCCTGCATGAAGGGGAATGGCTGGGACCGCAGCTTGAACCCGTCGTGGTTGTTCTCAATGCACTGGGAGTGCTCTGGATGTTGATCACCGGGGGAGGAATGATGTTGCAGTCCTGGAGAAACGCTTGGAAGAAACGCTCAGTAGACGGCGGGCCGGCAGGGTAAGCTGGTTGTTTGGCGTGATTACCCGGAGCTGGGATGGCAGCGGACCAGAAAGACACATCTGCACAAGACAGCGCAGACGTCACAAGCACTGAGAACGAGTCCCCGAAGACTGCTGCTCCAGCCGCAAAGAAGGCTGCACGCCTCAAACCTGCTGAGCTGATCAGAGAGTTTGAGCAAGCGCAGCAGAAAACCGACCTTCCCGACATCTATGTCGGGGACACTGTTCGTGTCGGCGTTCGCATCAGCGAGGGCAATAAGGAACGCGTCCAGCCCTACGAAGGAGTGGTGATCGCCAAGCGTCACGGCGGGGTCAATCAGACCATCACGGTCCGTCGGATCTTTCAGGGCATCGGCGTTGAAAGAGTCTTTATGCTGCATAGTCCTCAAGTTGCCTCCATCAAGGTGGAGCGCCGCGGTAAGGTACGTCGGGCGAAGCTTTTCTATCTGCGGGAACGGGTGGGCAAGGCCACCCGCGTGAAGCAGCGCTTCGATCGCTGAGGCTTAGGCCTCGTTCAATCCAATGCCATCGCCTTTGTGATGGTCGAGGGGCCCATCGCCTTGCGCCGTTAGTTCAGTTGGTAGAACGCAGGTCTCCAAAACCTGATGTCGGGGGTTCAAGTCCTCCACGGCGCGTCCGATGGCCCCTTCTGCAGTTTCCTAGTTTCGAGCATGGAGTTGGATCTTCAACCTGGTGATGTGGTCAAGGTCCTCGAATCAGCCGCCCTCGGCTGGGTTCGTGCCCGTGTCATTCGCGTCAAATCCGGAGGACGTGTGGTCGTGCAAAGCGACCAGGGCCGTGAGTTCACTGCCCGTGGCAATCAAGTTCGCTTAATTGAGCCTGCAGGTTTCCGTCCCTGACCAAGCTGAATTCATCCCTTCATGGGATCACTGAGGCCGGTGGCTGCTGCCACCGGTTTTTTATGGCGTCCGCGGGTGTGCTGTCGGCATGAATCGTTGTTGGTGGTTGAGCAAAGATTCAAGTCCGATTCAGAACGCTGCCAGAGCTTGAAAAAGAACCCATGCTCTGCATGCCATCGACACGAGGGATCCATTGAGCGGAATCTGAAACACGAACGGATCGCAACGGCTGGTGGCAATCCAGGCGTGGTGGGTTCTGAAGCCAGTTGTTCAGAACCCGACCAACGCGCTTATTGACGGAGGGCAGGGCAACAGTCGATACTTTCGATGTCGCGCGAGCGACACAGATCAGATTCCAACGGACGAGCACCGTCGATCTGAATCCGATCTGGGACCGTAGTTCAACCGGTTAGAGCACCGCCCTGTCACGGCGGAAGTTGCGGGTTCGAATCCCGTCGGTCCCGTTCTTCATCCCGAGCCCCGCAATGGTGCGTGTTCGTCTGGCCCCAAGTCCAACGGGCACTCTCCACATTGGAACGGCGAGAACAGCGGTCTTCAACTGGTTGTTCGCGCGACACCAGAAGGGTCAGTTCCTGCTGAGAATTGAGGACACTGACAAGGAGCGCTCCAAGCCGGAATTCACCGCGAACATCCTCGATGGACTGGCCTGGCTAGGCATCGACTGGGATGAAGATCCCACGATTCAGAGCGAGCGGGTCAACGAGCATCGCGCTGCCATCCAGCTGTTGCTCGACCGCGGCCTCGCCTATCGCTGTTACGCCAGCGAAGAGGAGCTCGCAAGCATGCGAGAGGCCCAGAAAGCTCAGAACAAAGCACCTCGCTACGACAATCGACATCGGCAGCTCACGGCCGAGCAGGAGGCGTCGTTCCAAGCCGAGGGCCGTGAAGCGGTGATCCGCTTCCGGATCGACGACAGTGAAGAGATTCAGTGGCGTGACCTTGTCCGAGGGCCAATGCATTGGCGCGGAGCTGATCTCGGCGGTGACATGGTCATTGCCCGACGTGCTCCAGCCGATCAGATCGGAGACCCTCTTTACAACCTTGTGGTGGTGGTCGATGACGCGTCCATGGCGATCACGCATGTGATCCGAGGCGAGGACCATATTGCCAACACCGCCAAGCAACTTCTGCTTTACCAGGCTCTCGAGCTAGCCGCGCCGGTCTTTGCCCACACCCCGCTGATCCTCAATGCCGAGGGACGCAAACTCTCCAAGCGTGACGGCGTCACATCGATCAATGATTTCCGGTCCATGGGTTACACGGCGGAAGCGATCGCCAACTACATGACCCTGCTGGGCTGGTCCGTTCCCGAAGGCATGGGGGAACGCTTCACCCTCCCGCAGGCAGCCGAGGTGTTCAGCTTCGATCGAGTGAACAAAGCAGGTGCGCGTTTCGACTGGGACAAGCTCAACTGGCTCAATGCACAGGTTCTGCATGGCCTCACACCGCAGCAACTGCTGGATGACATCTCGCCGCTCTGGAGAGAGCAGGGATGGAACCTGCCTGAGGACGTGAGCTGGGGCCTGGCTTTATGCGAACTGCTCGGCCCTTCTCTCACCCTGCTGAAAGACGGCATTGACCAGGCACAACCCTTTTTTGTTTGCCCTGAGCTTGAGGACGATGGCCTCAAGCAACTGGAAGCCGATGGAGCCAAGGTCGCGATCGGTCAGCTTTTGGAATCACTGGAGAGTGATCCATGGGACGGCAGTGACACCGCAGAGGCTCAGTCACTGCTTGCAGATGCCGCAAACAAAGCCGGCGTAAAAAAGGGCGTTTTGATGAAATCGTTGCGTGCTGCTCTACTAGGCCGTCTCCAGGGGCCGGATCTGATCACGACCTGGTCATTGCTGGCCAGGATCGGGCAAGACCTGCCCCGGCTCAAGCGCTGCCTCACCTGACGCCTCAGGCTCGGATTGAATCAAACCCAAAACGCGTGCCAGGGGTTGGGCTGTCAGACCCTGGAATCCCACAGTCATCAGGATCGTAAGGAACACCAGACCCTGAAGTCGTCCTGCGCCGAGAATCCCGGCCTGCTCAAGACGAATCGAAAACAGGGATGCCACGGCGGCCGTGACAATTCCTCGCGGCGCCAGCCATCCCATGAACAGGCGTTGGCGCCAGTCCAATGGCAATCCAATCGTGGCCACGCCCACTGCCGCCGGACGCACCAGCAGCATCAGGACCAGAACACAACTGATACCTCCCCAACCCAGCGGACTGAGTTCAGCCCACGACACATCAGCCGCCAGCAGCGGGAACAGCATGGTGATCGCCAATCTGGCCAATTCGCGGATCAGCTCGTCGAGCTGTGCCGCCTGTGTTGAGGGACGACGGCCCACCACAACGCCTGCAGCGACTGATGCCGGCAAACCGGACTCGGGTAACAGCCATTCGCAAATGGCAAACATCAGAAACAGAACGCCAAGGGTCAACTGCAGCCGTAAGCCCACGGCATGCTCTGAAGGCAAACGTCTCAACAGCTCCGCCAGCAGCCATCCAACCGCAACTCCGATCAGTACCCCACCACCGAGGCGCGACAGCAGACCAATCGCAAGACCTCTCCAGCCGTAGAGATCGCCAAGCAACAGCTCAAGCAGCAGCAGCGCCAGAACGGCTCCCACAGGCTCGAGCACCAGTCCCTCCGCTTCGAGAACATCCCCAAGGGGAGGAGCCAGGCGAATCTGTTGCACGATTGGCGTGACCACCGTGGGCCCCGTTCCCAACACGATGGCGCTGTAGACGGCAGCTACGGACCATCCCAGTCCGGCCAGCCAATGCGCTGCCAGGATTCCCGCACCCAGCGACAGCAACAAACGCAGCACGGAAATCCGCAACACGGTCGCCTTGATGGTGTCGCCGGGCAAGCGCAGATTCAGCCCTCCATCAAACAAAACGAGACTGACAAGCAGGCCAACGGTTGTCTCAAGCCCCTCTCCCAGGTCCAGAGGCTCCACAAGGCCGAGGCCAGAACGTCCAATCAGCAGTCCTGACAACAGCAACAGCACCACCCCTGGCAGTCCTGACAGGGCGGCGAGCAATCGCGCACCGGCCCCGGCAAACACCGTGATGCCCCAGAGCAGTCCGAGCCTCTCAGGCGTCATCGATGGATGCGAATTGCGGTTCCACACGCACGCCGATGATCGCTTCGGGACGGATCACCAGATATTCCCCTTCGAGATCGCCGAGTGGGATGTTGACGAAAGCCTGACCACTCCCGCCGTTAACCAGACCCTGATACCACTCTTGGAATGTCTCGAGAGTCGGGAAATGCACCACCTCTGTTTGACCTCCCGAGAGATGAAGCGAAATCTTGTAGCGGCGAGGGGTGCGTGTCATCAGCGAACCGTACAGGCCCAGGGGAAAAGCTGGCTCCCCGCAGCCATATAGAGCGGGTGACGAGGTTGCCCGCTGCGGGTGGTTCCGATCACGAGAGGAGGAGCCCCCTGCAGACGCACAGCCAGAGCCTTGGCGAGCATCAGCAGCACCTGCTGATCACGGCAGTGCAGGGAGCCCGACGCACCCCAACCCAACCAGAGGTCGCAGGTGGGTGAGCGGGACCATCTCTCAAACCAGCGCGTCAGCACGTGGTCGGAATGCTGCCCCACGGGATCACTGCAACGACGCAAAGCCGTTGGGGATGCTGAGATCCTCCCGAACAGATTGAGGACCACCAGCTGGTGATAGCCCCAGTTTCGAGCAAAACCCTGAAGTCGCCTCAGCGTGGGGTCATCACGACCAGCATCGGCCAAAGAAGGATTGAGACCAACAAACAGGAGCTCCCTGCAGGGGTCAGTCTGCGACGGCCTGCGGATTGAACGACGCAGCACCCAGCGGTAATGGCCACAGGGGCTGAACGCAACATCAGCCGTTGAGCAGGGCAAGTGCAGCTTCAAGAATCCTGCCGCTGGCTCGACCATCTCCGAAGGGGTTCACAGCCCTGGCCATCTGTTCATAGGCCTTCGGATCATCGAGGAGGCGTGAAGCCTCACGGGCAATCGAGTCACTGTCGGTCCCGATCAATCGAGCGGTGCCGGCATCCACAGCCTCGGGGCGTTCAGTCGTGCGACGCAGCACCAGCACCGGCTTTCCCAACGCAGGGGCTTCCTCCTGGAGGCCACCGGAGTCGGTGAGTAAGAGTGTGCACCCTTTCATCGCAGCGACCAGCCGGTCGTAGTCCAGAGGCTCGCTCAGGACCACCCTGGGATGGTCGCCGAGCAAGGCACGCAGAGGCTCGCGAACCGTGGGATTCCGATGCAGGGGCAATAACAGAATCGTGTCCGGATGACTGTCAAGCACCTGAAGCATCCCCGCGGCGATGCTGTTCAGTCGCTCACCCCAGTTCTCGCGGCGATGGACCGTGGCCAGAATCACGCGCTGATTGGCCCAGTCGATGGGCAGATCAGAGAGTGCCGGTGCCTGCTCAGCCATGCGCAGCAGCGCATCGATCACCGTGTTACCAGTGACCATCACACGACCAACCACACCGGAGGCGTTCAAGTTGGCTTCCGAGCGCTCCGTGGGAGCGAAATGCAACTGGGCAACTTGGGAGATCAGACGGCGATTGGCCTCTTCTGGGAAGGGGTCTAAAAGATTGTCTGTTCGCAGACCGGCCTCCACATGGCCAACCGGAATCTGCTCATAAAAGGCAGCTAGGGCTGCTGCGAAGGCCGTGGTGGTGTCTCCCTGAACAAGCACCAACCCCGGGGGGAACGCCTGGAAGTCATCGCGGAGGCCCTGAAGAGCCGCGCAGGTCACATGGGTGAGGGTCTGGCGCGGCGCCATCAGATCAAGGTCCTGATCGGCCTTCAACTGAAAGAGATCCATCACCTGCGTGACCATCTCACGATGCTGTCCAGTCAGAACCACCCGTGTTTCGAGAGCTGAACAGCCTCGAAATTCCTGAATGACTGGGGCAAGCTTGATGGCTTCCGGGCGGGTGCCAAGGACGATGGTGACGCGGGGCCTGGCAGCCATAAACCGTGTGTTAATGGAGAAATCCTAAGCGGGTTTCACACACCTCCCAGCAAGCGTTCACTTGCCATTAGCCCAGCTTTGGCGAAGCTGATCGAAGACGTCCAGAACTTGTGTGAGCAAGCCGATCTTTCCACCGGGCTTTCCCACTGGTGCCGTCTCCACACCAGGGCATCCATCACCAGCAGCCGCAGCGATCAGCGACGCGAAGGATGAGGCGCCCAGCCTGGAGCAAATTGTGCGCATCGCCCATGACAAAGGACATTCAGACGTTCATCTTGGCGTCGGTGAACGTCCTCGATACAGGGCCCGGGGCGAGATGCTGACGACTGAGTGGCCCTGCTCAACTCAGCAAACCTTCCAACGCTGGCTGAAGGAAATCCTGACCCCGCAGCAGATCGATGATTTCCATCAGATCAAGGAATTCGATGGGGCCCATGCGTTTCCCTTCGTGCGCGTGCGCATCAACCTTCTGGACTCTCTGCGTGGGCCAGCGATGGTTCTACGGCTCATTCCCCAGACGATCCTGACCCTTGAGCAACTCAAACTGCCCGATGTTCTACGTGAGCTGTCCTCACGCCCCAAGGGTCTCGTCCTGATCACCGGCCCGACCGGATCCGGGAAAAGCACAACGCTTGCGGCGATGATCGATTGGATCAATCGAAACCAGAATCGACACATCCTCACCATTGAGGACCCGGTCGAATTCGTGCACACAAGCCAGCGGTCACTGATCCGACATCGGGAGGTCGGACTGCACACCCTGAAATTTCACAACGCTCTGAAAGCGGCACTGCGTGAAGATCCCGACGTCATCCTCGTCGGTGAGATCCGCGACCAGGAAACACTGAGTACAGCGCTGGAGGCCTCTCAAACCGGGCATCTGGTGTTTGGAACACTGCACACCAACTCCGCGGTCAAAACCGTGGAGAGGGTGCTCGGCATGTTCCCGCCTGAGGACCAGGAGAGCGTGCGGCGTTCTCTGTCGGAGTCTTTGCTCGGTGTGATCTCACAGGGTCTGATTCGCACCACGGATGGAAAGCGGGCGGCCTTCCATGACATCCTGATCAACACGGAGGCCTGCAAGGACTACATCCAGCGGGGAGCCCTGGATGAAGTGGAAGAAATCATGGAACGAAGTGGTTTCGACGGCATGATCACCGCCAATCAATGCCTGCAAAATCTTGTGGAAGAGGAGAGAGTCGAAGCGGACCAGGCTGTGGCTCAGAGCCTGAAACCGAATGAACTGGCTCAGGCCCTGAGGGGACGGGGGTAATGATCACACCCTGCCGTCAGGCGGCAGGCATACCAGTGGTTGAAACCCTGATCACAAACAGAGTTGCAAGCGCAATCGATAAACCGAGCATGGCCAGGCGGCCATTCCAGATTTCAGCCTGGGGCGTGAATCCCCTGCGCCAGGCATTCAATTCACCGGAATCAACCTCCTCAACGTTGTTCTGCTGGCGCGTCTCGGCCTTGATCGACATCACCGGAGTGCAAGTCGCGACACCCTATGCAGTGAACCTCAGAAAGGCGGATTCGATTGATACAGGGGAGCGCAGTTTTCGAGAGCCCAGCGTGCTGAAACGCCTAGAGCCAAAGAGCTGGAGATCGCTTCGGCGTTCAGCCGCCCAAGGGCAGCAGCCCCCACCATTGCGGCGTTGTCGGTGCAGTAGCTCAGCGGCGCTAGGTGTACATCAACCCCCTGTTCAGCACCTCTTCTATTCATGCATTCACGCAACCGTTGATTGGCCGCCACTCCACCCACCATCACCAGTGTGGACAGGCCGAGATCAGAGCAGCATCGGAGGCTGCGATCGACCAACACATCCACAACAACTTGCTGGAAGCTGGCGGCCAGATCAGCCAGGGGAAAGGGTTCGTCCCAACAGCGACAAGCCTCCACCTGACGAAGCATCGCCGTTTTCAGGCCGCTGAATGAGAAGTCGTAGGGGTAGAACCCACCTCCGGGTTTTGAAACTCGGCCTTTCGGCAAGCTGAAACGGCTGACATCCCCCTGAACGGCAGCGGCCTGGATCGCAGGCCCTCCTGGGTATGCAAGTCCCAACAGACGGGCGACCTTGTCAAAGGCTTCCCCAGCGGCGTCGTCATGACTGCGACCGAGGCGCTCCAACACTCCCGTCGCATCGACGTGAATCAGTTCCGTATGTCCGCCGCTCACCAGTAAAACGAGATAGGGCGGCGCTGGCGGGGATAACGCCAGCCGAACCGAGGCCAGATGGGCTTCGAGATGGTGAATGGCGATGAACGGCCGGCGATGAAGCGCTGCCAGGGTGCGGCCCGTCACGGAACCCACCATCAAGGCCCCGACCAGACCTGGAGTGACAGTGGCTGCCACCGCATCCAGATCGCTGATCGACAGTCCCGCTTCATTGAGCGATTGCTCGATCAAGTGGGGGAGGGCTTCCACATGCCGACGTGAGGCGATCTCCGGCACCACGCCGCCCCATTGGGCGTGCTCCTCGATCTGAGACGCAATCCGATGCGACAGAACCCTCAGGCGACCGACGCTGTGCTCCACAACAGCCGCGGCAGACTCGTCACAACTTGTTTCGAGGGCTAGGACCTTGGCCATGCAGGTCAACAGCCTCCACTACTGTCCATTTGATACATCCTGCCTCTCCAGGGCAGGTTCAACAGGAACCGTTCCGATGCGTCGTTTCTTCGCCCTCGCGCTGTCGGCCCTGCTGGTATTCGGCTTCGCACCGGTCGCCAGAGCTGATGTTGCAGGACTGACTCCCTGTTCTGAAAGTGCACGATTCCAGCAACGTGCCAGTGCAGCCTCAACGCCACAGGCTGTCGCTCGCTTCAAGATGTACAGCAAGGCCTCCTGCGGTGAAGATGGTCTTCCTCATCTGATCGTTGACGGTCGCTGGAACCATGCTGGTGATTTCGTGCTTCCCGGGCTGATGTTCCTATACATCACAGGAACCATTGGCTGGGCTGGTCGTGACTACCTCAAAGCCATTCGTGGTCGCAAGGACCAGAACATGCTCGAGATTCAGCTGGACATGAAATTGGCCTTGAACTCTGTTGTCAAAGCAGCAACATGGCCTGTTGCTGCCATTGCAGAGTTCAACAGTGGCAAGCTGACTGAAAGTGATTCGAAAATCACAGTTTCACCCCGCTGATTAAAAGATCTCATCTCTCTGAACTGTTCAACGATGAAAAAATTTCTCTCCACTGCACCTGTGGTTGCCGCCATCTGGTTCACGTTGACTGCGGGCATCCTGATCGAGTGGAACAGATTCTTCCCAGACCTGCTGTTCCACCCGCTCTGATCGCTCAGGCCTCGGCAAGCTCCATCAACCGCTCTAGATCCATCAGAGCGGTTTCCAGGTCATCGTTGATGACAACAGCATCGAATTCCTGCTGAGCTTGGAGTTCAGTTCTGGCGCGATCCAAGCGCTTCGCAATCGCGGCTTCCATCTCGGTGCCGCGGCCGCGGATTCGTTGTTCGAGCTCTTCAAAACTTGGAGGTGCAAGAAAGATTTGCAGAGCTTCAGGGAAGCTACGACGCACCTGACGAGCACCTTCGAGTTCAATTTCCAGCAAGACAGGAGTGCCTAGCTCAAGTCTCTCCGTTACCGGTTGCTTGGGTGTTCCGTAGCAGTTGCCGGCGAATTCAGCCCACTCCAGCAACCCTCCCTCGCTGACCAGTTGGTCAAACGATTCACGCGAGTGAAAGAAGTAAT
This genomic window from Synechococcus sp. MIT S9220 contains:
- a CDS encoding phosphotransacetylase family protein, whose translation is MGSTLLIGSCEPFSGKSALVLGVARHLRSVGIRVLFGKPLATSLDWESDQGVPPSPLIDDDVRFVGETLGLPHQDLIPSLHLLSPETAQQRLAKGTLAAGEGLEQLRTSLEQSENSVTLLEAAGNLHEGLLYGLSLVQLARDLDAPVVLVHLWEDSRSVDALLAASQQLGDRLRGVVLNAVTPDDVESLERDVVPSLQALGIKVFGVMPRSPLLRSVTVGELVRRLDARVICCREKLDLLVETLSIGAMNVNSAMEFFRRRRNMAVVTGADRTDIQLAALEASTQCLILTGAGDPLPQLISRADELEVPLLKVEQDTLGTVEVIEQAFGHVRLHEAVKATYAFRLVEEHCRLADLLSAVGLEHLVIGSK
- the ebsA gene encoding type IV pilus biogenesis protein EbsA, which gives rise to MTLSSPSSDAQLALFAPYCGGLRREQSLRHALEQLPLGQFDGERIRSGSQPHRYLLTWSPANAPLQTCRCELRFQEQGDQLYPFECPAHQLLDWLMQVVEAGRQDLPDSFWQWLLLEQIEEDGSP
- a CDS encoding SDR family oxidoreductase, translated to MHQFTAMAQPLRRTSDSSSMAETWSGRRVGITGAGGELGRALTRRLRQKGAWVVALSHRPKPTELNSLTGPQEWVCWNCGKEEELDPTLRGLDLLVLNHGINPGGDQSPESLNNALEINALSQWRLLQRFEQLERNLQQDSYPPELWVNTSEAEIQPALSPAYELSKRLIGQLVSLRWSAPRQQRTRLPTLRKLVLGPFRSDLNPIGVMSADFVAGQILWQADLGLPLIIVTPNPLTLLAMPLVELGRLTYNRLLWANRHDP
- the map gene encoding type I methionyl aminopeptidase; this encodes MNLFADLLASTKTGSVTATGPRIQQRRGVEIKSARELKIMAKASRIVATVLREIMEMVEPGQTTADLDAHAERRIREMGATPSFKGYHGFPASICSSINDEVVHGIPNNRKVIHAGDLLKVDTGAFYEGYHGDSCVTICVGEVSDQAAALSKVAQESLMAGLAQIRSGNTLLDIAGAVEDRVHEGGFSVVEDYTGHGVGRNLHEEPSVFNFRTDVLPNVKLRPGMTLAVEPILNAGSKACRTLKDRWTVVTRDGSLSAQWEHTIVVTSDGCEILTDRGD
- a CDS encoding peptidase, which encodes MPVALWMARLRRWHSRVAPLVLLPLMTTVITGLSYRVARDWFGVSRDSAHWLMSLHEGEWLGPQLEPVVVVLNALGVLWMLITGGGMMLQSWRNAWKKRSVDGGPAG
- the rplS gene encoding 50S ribosomal protein L19; this translates as MAADQKDTSAQDSADVTSTENESPKTAAPAAKKAARLKPAELIREFEQAQQKTDLPDIYVGDTVRVGVRISEGNKERVQPYEGVVIAKRHGGVNQTITVRRIFQGIGVERVFMLHSPQVASIKVERRGKVRRAKLFYLRERVGKATRVKQRFDR
- a CDS encoding hyperconserved protein Hcp; translation: MELDLQPGDVVKVLESAALGWVRARVIRVKSGGRVVVQSDQGREFTARGNQVRLIEPAGFRP
- the gltX gene encoding glutamate--tRNA ligase — encoded protein: MVRVRLAPSPTGTLHIGTARTAVFNWLFARHQKGQFLLRIEDTDKERSKPEFTANILDGLAWLGIDWDEDPTIQSERVNEHRAAIQLLLDRGLAYRCYASEEELASMREAQKAQNKAPRYDNRHRQLTAEQEASFQAEGREAVIRFRIDDSEEIQWRDLVRGPMHWRGADLGGDMVIARRAPADQIGDPLYNLVVVVDDASMAITHVIRGEDHIANTAKQLLLYQALELAAPVFAHTPLILNAEGRKLSKRDGVTSINDFRSMGYTAEAIANYMTLLGWSVPEGMGERFTLPQAAEVFSFDRVNKAGARFDWDKLNWLNAQVLHGLTPQQLLDDISPLWREQGWNLPEDVSWGLALCELLGPSLTLLKDGIDQAQPFFVCPELEDDGLKQLEADGAKVAIGQLLESLESDPWDGSDTAEAQSLLADAANKAGVKKGVLMKSLRAALLGRLQGPDLITTWSLLARIGQDLPRLKRCLT
- a CDS encoding sodium:proton antiporter gives rise to the protein MTPERLGLLWGITVFAGAGARLLAALSGLPGVVLLLLSGLLIGRSGLGLVEPLDLGEGLETTVGLLVSLVLFDGGLNLRLPGDTIKATVLRISVLRLLLSLGAGILAAHWLAGLGWSVAAVYSAIVLGTGPTVVTPIVQQIRLAPPLGDVLEAEGLVLEPVGAVLALLLLELLLGDLYGWRGLAIGLLSRLGGGVLIGVAVGWLLAELLRRLPSEHAVGLRLQLTLGVLFLMFAICEWLLPESGLPASVAAGVVVGRRPSTQAAQLDELIRELARLAITMLFPLLAADVSWAELSPLGWGGISCVLVLMLLVRPAAVGVATIGLPLDWRQRLFMGWLAPRGIVTAAVASLFSIRLEQAGILGAGRLQGLVFLTILMTVGFQGLTAQPLARVLGLIQSEPEASGEAALEPGQVLPDPGQQ